The genome window ACGTATAGAAGGGGAAATTGGAAGAAAAGAGTTAGGGATCGGACTTGCGGCAGATCAAATCTAATCGGACGGCAGAGGGGGGCCGTTGGATTCGCTGCTCTCAGAACTTTGGGTGCGCCGGTCTCCAGCTCACGTCGTTCGGCACGTGCCCGTCAAACAGCGTTTCCCTGTATTTCCATGGACCGGAGAACAGGGTTCACCCTTATCGAGCATTGCGGATCCCACAAGTAGCATGTGACGGGGGCCACCATGGATGGGTGGGGTTCGTGGCTTCTGGTATGGACGGTCACGCGCCCGTCAAAAAGGCAACTTTTTCCCGTCTTTCCTCAGACGGGGAACTGGGTTCCACCGCCGGGACCCATTGCGGACCCGACCAACCAAGGTACTCTGGAAGAGCGGGACCCATCACCCACGCAATGTAGGAAATGACGTTCCCTAGCTCCGGTAAGTCGCTGGCAAGAGTGCCGTGTTATCTTCGGGCTTTTGCTTGCGTCCCAGATTACGATGGCAAATCAACGAAATGAAGTGATCAAACAGGGAATTTAAGTCAACACATGATACTGTAAGTCAAACAAGAATGTCTCACAGTAGAAGACACTGCTTAATAAACAAATAGTTCGATTGGAGACTCAATAGAAGACAGTTCTGTAATGGCTTTGGTACCCTCAGATCTTTCCATACTTGCTTCATAGACAAAATTCTAGCACGTAACTTTGAAGTAGCGCAATTAGAATACTCTGTATGGCTTCCCCATTGTACTCTTCAGGTACAAGCACCTCACCTGCAAGAAAACTCTTTAAAGAGTTAGTACTGAAACACATGATGAACTAGATTGACTCAATACTTGAACATTGCGGATATCGACTACGTATCAATGCCTTCACAAGTAAGCAAGGATTTCTTGAGTTTTAATTTACAGTAAAAAAGAGTTGGAACACAAACTAAAAACCAAAGCTGGTCATTTAGCAAGACCACAAAAGAAACATGACGGTGATGAGTAAGGTATATCACTTTCAATACTCTGAAATCTAGACATCTATTTACTTAAATGGAATGCAGGGGTGACATTAACCACGGCATGGGCAAAGATATGACTTGATTAATTCTAAGGAAATTTAGAAATGAAAGATATGAAACATAAATgattgactaatatgaattaagtAAAATAAGGATGACAAAGAACCCACGTTTTGCCAGTTCTTCTTCAGCAAAGACACAAGGAAATTGACACTGAGTTGCACGTTCTGAAAGATCTGCTTCTCCTCCATTGCACAGTTGCCCACTGCTACTCCCATGCAAAGAACCTTTTTGAGTTGAAACTTCACCATGGCCTTTGTCTCGTTAACTTTTGCCTCCAAAGATTCTTGGTGGGTAACCAATGTGGGAAATTTCCCTGCATGTGAAAATTACAATTCAAAGGCATTGCCAAAGTATATAAATATCAGAAAAGAAAGACCTCGTACAAGATCTACATGCAACTCGATTGATCTAAAGGGTAAGCACTGAACACAACAAAATTTACAGACAAGCAAACAAATACATATGCACAGACTATAAAAAATGAACTGCAAGATTTCAAGTTCAACATGATAGGAACTGAACTCCACCTTAGCAGTTAGGGCGTTTCATTAATCAGTGTGTCACAATAAAACAATCTGTCAATTTTCATGAACCTCCTACGAATGATTATCATCGTGTTAGTTTAGTATTAGCTCTCCTTGGTGAGGCTGCATAGATCATACCTTGTGATCAGCTCGATCAAAATACCAAACAAAACAATATAACAcaaaatttatatgattataaCAATCCAGTAATTGATTTCTCTCACAACATTTTTTTATCTTAGTTTTATATGGCAGAAAGAAGTTGCTAGTTAACTCATGAAATTGGCCACTAACAGATTACCATTATATGACTAATGTTAAATGTGAGGCTAAAATTCATTTCCTCAAACAAGAATACAATGAAAAACACAGAAAATATAATAACTAAAACTTCGGTAAGATTTTTCATAATGCCATACAAAAATAGCTGCACTCTCATGGTCATTGTATATGCAATATGAGTTAAAAAGCAATAGTGCTTGCCTGCCTTGTTAAGACCAGGGCCAAGGAGACGAGGAATCTGCTTGATAATAGCTTCTGATGCTAGGAAAGCATGATATTTCTTAGCAAGTTTTTTTACCAACTTCTTATTTTTGTTCATCTTTTTCAAACTCTCAACATCCATATAATCCAATCCTATCTTCTCTGCCTGAGGTGACAACAGAATGCATTAGTACAATATTATGCAACCAGATGTGCATGAATCAGAACCAGACAAGCATCAAAATTGCTATCATAAAGTGAACATAATCAAgtaataaaaattcacaagagaactCGTACATTGCATGCATAAGTGCTATTTCTTTAATTGCCGAGAAACCATAGATAATTTATAATATGATCCTCTGAtactatcatcatgtagtttgtacTGATTAGTTGGAGGAACTCACAAAGCTACAATTAAATAGTAGATATGAACTGATAATTACTTAAATAGTCTGCACATAAGAGCAGAAATAACATGATATGATGCAAACAGTCAATTGACAATTAATTTAAACACCAAAACTCTCATGGATCATGCAATCGACAAAAAAGCCCTCTAAATAATTCCTATAACAAATAGATCTAAAAGCATAACATTAAATTTTGATATGCTTTACCTCCTCAACATGTTGAGCATCACCAAGCATGCACACTTTCATTTTTGGGCGAGGAATATGAGGTAGCTTCACAGATCCGCTGAATCGTTTGTCCTTTTGAGGATCATAATTTTTCAGCCCAATTTGTAACTCAACAGTTTCTGTAAATTTGCGCTTCTTCTCCCGAGAATCGCCAACAACCTGGGAAATAGCTTCCCTCAAGACATCACTCTGTAGCTTGCTGTGATGGTAATAAAAATGTGTTCAACATGATAACCACATGAAACAAAGATACAAAATTGTTTTACTGTAAGTTAATAAGTACATAAACAAAAAATGGTGATTCAAAAACATATCTGCAAATTGAGGATAGAATTCCAAAAAACTAAATGTAACGAACAAATTGCAGATTTTATGAACCTGAAATATCAGGTGAAAGCGAACTAATATAGAATTGCATGCCACATGGCAATCTTACATAAATCTGAATCCTGAAGAAACAATTGCAGCATCAAACTACAAGGGTCGTAAGCTAAAACTGAAATACTAAATTAAATATAAAGGAAACAGAATCTAAAATGACTAAATAGCAAAACCTCTAATCGAGGACAAATAAAATTCCAACACAAAAGTCTTCTCCTCCAATCAGAATTACCGATCGATTGATTAATATgaacataaaatattaaatataaagtgTTAATAACACATTCACTTTTATCATTATTAGCTTGCATAATGCTCGATTTATAAACACATCTGAAGAATTGTCCAATGTCTAGAAAAAGGCACAATCATGCAGGAATCTTTTTGATATGGtctataacatactcatgtggtttatatacatataccacaaatataa of Musa acuminata AAA Group cultivar baxijiao chromosome BXJ2-3, Cavendish_Baxijiao_AAA, whole genome shotgun sequence contains these proteins:
- the LOC135608081 gene encoding large ribosomal subunit protein uL1-like; amino-acid sequence: MSKLQSDVLREAISQVVGDSREKKRKFTETVELQIGLKNYDPQKDKRFSGSVKLPHIPRPKMKVCMLGDAQHVEEAEKIGLDYMDVESLKKMNKNKKLVKKLAKKYHAFLASEAIIKQIPRLLGPGLNKAGKFPTLVTHQESLEAKVNETKAMVKFQLKKVLCMGVAVGNCAMEEKQIFQNVQLSVNFLVSLLKKNWQNVRCLYLKSTMGKPYRVF